A genomic region of Devosia ginsengisoli contains the following coding sequences:
- a CDS encoding polysaccharide deacetylase family protein: MSHDLPHSRFVVIHEDDLGMSHGANQAFVELAEARIATSGSVMVPCPWFPELAQLARERPQLDIGVHLTLNSDARPYRWRPLTGVRDNGLTDPDGYFWTDVPNVRRHAQPDAVETELRLQIETALAAGIGVTHLDCHMGTAMMPEFVAIYERLGADYRLPLLLMDDYRTFSVMDYVGPVTTAEYNAARDRAAARGNPVVALQLETAWDWPDGIETAYRNLFARVPPGVSWLALHFTAPGDVELFDTEAVIRTGEYAFFRDGRAKALMDEFGLVPIGLKDWQARLLATE, from the coding sequence GTGTCCCATGACCTCCCCCACTCCCGCTTTGTCGTGATTCACGAAGACGACCTCGGCATGAGCCATGGCGCCAATCAGGCCTTTGTCGAACTGGCCGAGGCCCGCATCGCCACGTCGGGCTCCGTCATGGTGCCCTGCCCCTGGTTTCCGGAACTCGCGCAATTGGCGCGCGAACGGCCGCAACTGGATATCGGCGTTCACCTGACGCTCAATTCCGACGCCAGGCCCTATCGCTGGCGGCCATTGACCGGGGTCCGTGACAACGGCCTGACCGACCCGGACGGCTACTTCTGGACCGATGTTCCCAACGTGCGCCGGCACGCCCAGCCTGACGCGGTGGAGACCGAGTTGCGTCTCCAGATCGAAACGGCGCTCGCCGCCGGCATCGGCGTGACCCATCTCGACTGCCATATGGGGACGGCGATGATGCCGGAATTCGTCGCTATCTATGAACGCCTCGGCGCCGACTACAGGCTGCCGCTGCTGCTGATGGACGATTATCGGACCTTCTCGGTCATGGACTATGTCGGGCCTGTCACCACCGCCGAATACAACGCGGCCCGGGACCGCGCCGCGGCACGAGGCAATCCGGTCGTCGCGCTGCAGCTCGAAACAGCCTGGGACTGGCCCGATGGCATAGAGACCGCCTATCGCAATCTCTTCGCGCGCGTCCCACCCGGCGTGTCATGGCTGGCCTTGCACTTCACCGCGCCCGGCGATGTCGAGCTTTTCGATACAGAAGCGGTGATCCGCACCGGCGAGTACGCCTTCTTTCGCGATGGACGAGCCAAGGCGCTGATGGACGAATTCGGGCTTGTCCCCATTGGCCTCAAGGACTGGCAGGCGCGCCTTCTGGCCACGGAATAA
- a CDS encoding nucleotidyltransferase family protein: MPTDHLRFSGATEQAQRDALEAIVRNSALLMDVLGGMRDLALPDMLLGSGAIYNTVWNVLTGRPSLTGIKDADVVYFDDSDLSYEAEDAVIRRAAAQFAGLPVPVELRNQARVHIWFPQKFGTPYPQLKSSAEMMLYFASRTHAVAVRLEEDGRLSIFAPFGLDDIFSFRITPNPTLDNAATHATKAARAKAVWPELTVIPWPEGAPASP, encoded by the coding sequence ATGCCGACCGACCATCTCCGATTCTCCGGCGCGACCGAGCAGGCGCAGCGTGATGCGCTCGAGGCGATTGTCCGCAATTCGGCGCTGCTGATGGATGTGCTGGGTGGGATGCGGGATCTGGCGCTGCCCGATATGCTGCTGGGGTCGGGGGCGATCTACAACACGGTCTGGAACGTGCTGACGGGCCGGCCGTCGCTGACCGGGATCAAGGATGCCGATGTCGTCTATTTCGACGATAGCGACCTGTCCTACGAGGCGGAGGATGCGGTGATCCGCCGCGCCGCGGCGCAGTTTGCCGGTCTGCCGGTTCCGGTCGAGCTGCGCAACCAGGCGCGGGTGCATATCTGGTTTCCGCAGAAGTTCGGCACGCCCTATCCGCAACTGAAGTCCAGCGCGGAAATGATGCTCTATTTCGCCTCGCGCACCCATGCGGTGGCGGTGCGGCTGGAGGAAGATGGCCGGCTGAGCATCTTTGCGCCGTTCGGGCTCGACGATATTTTCTCGTTCCGCATCACGCCCAATCCGACGCTCGACAATGCCGCCACGCATGCGACCAAGGCAGCACGGGCCAAGGCGGTGTGGCCGGAATTGACGGTTATTCCGTGGCCAGAAGGCGCGCCTGCCAGTCCTTGA
- a CDS encoding alpha/beta hydrolase, whose product MPFRRALAVLLFLFVLPAQAFALSVMDPFNLPAAMDGGTVKVGDGIAYADGPRHKLDVYAPEARGTSAPVVFFVYGGGWNRGERSDYQFVGRALASRGFVTVIADYRLVPEVAYPGFLEDSANALRWVQDNIASYGGDPTRLFLAGHSAGAYNAVMLAMDPSFLREYGVTMPILGVAALSGPYDFYPFEYGEVQNAFGAAPNPQGTQPINLVTPETPPMYLATGTTDPIVRMQNTERFAQKLKDSGVWVTTRYYEGFGHMEPVIAMGAMWRWRMPVLDDMVAFFQMFGAFPSGVPYVAVAPNPPEQLPEAIAPMEQIVDELNAMFQPIEN is encoded by the coding sequence ATGCCGTTTCGTCGCGCCCTTGCGGTGCTCCTCTTCCTGTTCGTCCTGCCGGCTCAGGCCTTTGCGCTGTCGGTGATGGACCCGTTCAATCTGCCGGCGGCCATGGATGGCGGCACGGTGAAGGTGGGCGATGGCATTGCCTATGCCGACGGGCCGAGGCACAAGCTGGACGTCTATGCGCCCGAGGCGCGGGGGACGTCGGCGCCGGTGGTGTTCTTCGTCTATGGCGGGGGTTGGAACCGGGGCGAGCGCAGCGATTACCAGTTTGTCGGCCGGGCGCTGGCGTCGCGCGGTTTCGTGACTGTGATCGCCGATTATCGGCTGGTGCCCGAAGTGGCCTATCCGGGCTTTCTCGAGGACAGCGCCAATGCGCTGCGCTGGGTGCAGGACAATATCGCCTCCTATGGCGGCGATCCCACGCGGCTGTTTCTCGCCGGCCATTCGGCGGGGGCCTATAATGCCGTCATGCTGGCGATGGACCCGTCATTCCTGCGGGAATACGGCGTGACCATGCCGATCCTGGGCGTGGCGGCCTTGTCGGGGCCGTATGATTTCTACCCGTTCGAATATGGCGAGGTGCAGAATGCGTTTGGCGCCGCGCCCAATCCGCAGGGCACGCAGCCGATCAACCTGGTGACGCCGGAAACGCCGCCCATGTATCTGGCGACCGGCACGACCGACCCGATCGTACGCATGCAGAATACCGAGCGGTTTGCGCAGAAGCTCAAGGATAGCGGGGTGTGGGTCACCACGCGCTATTACGAGGGGTTCGGGCATATGGAGCCGGTTATCGCCATGGGCGCGATGTGGCGCTGGCGCATGCCTGTGCTGGACGACATGGTGGCATTTTTCCAGATGTTCGGGGCCTTTCCCAGCGGCGTGCCCTATGTGGCCGTGGCGCCCAACCCGCCCGAGCAACTGCCCGAGGCCATCGCGCCGATGGAGCAGATCGTGGACGAGCTCAACGCGATGTTCCAGCCGATCGAGAACTAA